In Dreissena polymorpha isolate Duluth1 unplaced genomic scaffold, UMN_Dpol_1.0 chrUn009, whole genome shotgun sequence, one DNA window encodes the following:
- the LOC127863451 gene encoding tigger transposable element-derived protein 4-like: protein MATKRKCMTLEERVKCIKLLEQGKSSHVIATEMGVGRTHVQGVLKRKHKVMDEYEGNGNLEIKRQRPNSEFVDLNTLVYRWFMDATARLVNVTGPMIQEKARSLEVELKLTDFKGSNGWLDRFLKRNNIVFKSRVGERGEVCEDTVKNWKESVPEVCRGYDPSDIFNMDESGLFYRDTAKTTFFEKGDSCSGGKASKQRITIALCASMTDKLPVQYESNNKAWMLTMLFEKWVKDLDKRMRAQNRKILLLLDNAPVHPDITLKYIPPMGEIPFSEIYAWILRMEL from the exons ATGGCTACAAAGAGAAAATGTATGACGTTAGAGGAACGTGTAAAGTGTATCAAATTATTAGAACAAGGCAAAAGTTCACATGTCATTGCAACTGAAATGGGTGTTGGTCGTACCCATGTTCAGGGTGTTCTTAAGAGAAAACACAAGGTCATGGATGAGTATGAGGGAAATGGTAATCTTGAGATAAAACGGCAGCGACCTAATTCTGAGTTTGTTGATTTGAACACGCTTGTGTATAGGTGGTTTATGGATGCTACCGCCCGTCTAGTGAATGTGACTGGTCCGATGATACAAGAGAAAGCCCGATCACTCGAAGTGGAGTTGAAACTTACTGACTTTAAGGGTTCAAATGGATGGCTAGATAGATTTCTTAAGAGAAACAACATTGTGTTTAAGTCGCGTGTTGGTGAACGTGGGGAAGTGTGTGAGGATACTGTGAAAAATTGGAAAGAAAGTGTTCCAGAAGTGTGTCGAGGATACGATCCATCTGATATTTTCAATATGGACGAAAGTGGACTGTTCTACCGTGATACCGctaaaacaacattctttgagAAAGGTGATTCGTGCAGTGGAGGAAAAGCCTCAAAACAACGCATCACAATAGCATTATGTGCTTCGATGACTg ACAAACTGCCAGTCCAGTACGAGTCTAACAACAAGGCTTGGATGCTGACAATGCTGTTTGAGAAATGGGTAAAAGACCTTGACAAACGAATGCGGGCACAGAATCGTAAGATACTCCTTCTGCTAGACAACGCACCTGTCCATCCAGATATCACATTGAAG